Proteins encoded in a region of the Shewanella polaris genome:
- a CDS encoding fumarate reductase cytochrome b subunit gives MQEKADSIVNTDKGFSNPIWASRADKLQSLSGVILGLFLLMHLHFESSILIGKEAFYQVGQILEGGIFSETGHGYPLITQIFSSIILLVVIIHAVFALRRFPTQIGQWRALRKQMRFLPHEDTKIWFWQMITGFLLFFLVPPHLFTMITNPEIGPHLSAERVYHFNAWILYVLLLPVVALHAVFGLYRVVVKWGLVEQRFALLKFAKVLLAYLMVLGVGSLLTYIAIGHSLSLPVVPYVSTL, from the coding sequence ATGCAAGAAAAAGCCGACAGCATTGTCAATACAGATAAAGGGTTTTCTAATCCTATTTGGGCTTCTCGAGCGGATAAGTTACAAAGTCTGTCGGGTGTAATACTGGGTCTCTTTTTGCTGATGCATTTGCATTTTGAGTCGAGTATTTTAATTGGTAAAGAGGCCTTTTATCAGGTGGGTCAGATTCTTGAAGGTGGAATATTTAGTGAGACGGGACATGGTTATCCTCTAATTACACAAATTTTTTCCAGCATAATATTATTAGTCGTGATTATTCACGCGGTATTTGCATTACGTCGTTTCCCTACTCAAATAGGCCAATGGCGCGCATTACGCAAGCAAATGCGTTTTTTACCTCATGAAGACACCAAAATTTGGTTTTGGCAAATGATCACTGGTTTTTTGTTGTTCTTTTTGGTGCCACCGCATTTATTCACCATGATAACTAATCCTGAAATTGGTCCACATCTTTCCGCTGAGCGGGTATATCACTTTAATGCATGGATTTTATATGTGTTGCTATTACCTGTAGTTGCGTTACATGCCGTATTTGGTTTATATCGGGTCGTGGTGAAATGGGGCTTAGTGGAACAACGTTTTGCCTTACTCAAATTTGCTAAAGTGTTGTTGGCATATTTAATGGTATTGGGGGTGGGGAGCTTACTGACTTATATTGCTATTGGCCATTCTTTATCATTACCTGTAGTGCCATACGTGTCGACGTTATAA
- a CDS encoding fumarate reductase flavoprotein subunit, which produces MKIIYTDTLVVGAGLAGLRVAIASKERGLDTLVLSLIPAKRSHSVAAQGGMQASLANTIKGAGDDEDIHFQDTVKGSDWGCDQDVARMFAHCAPKAVRELAQWGVPWTRVTKGDRQVIVNAEKVTITEAEAAHGLINARDFGGTKKWRTCYTADGAGHSLLYAVDNKAISLGIPVHERMEALSLIHDGERCHGVIARCLITGELRAYIAKSTTIATGGYGRIYSVSTNAVICEGIGQALALDTGVATLGNMEAVQFHPTAIVPVGILTTEGCRGDGGVLRDKDGYRFMPDYEPEKKELASRDVVSRRMTEHMRKGKGVNSPYGPHLWLDITLLGQKHIDTNLREVKEICENFLGIDPVKNWIPVRPTQHYSMGGIRTKANGESPQLSGLFSVGEAACWDMHGFNRLGGNSLAETVVGGMIIGKYVADFGEQNNLVVDTDLIAQFGKQLQTEVDQLIEGEGTEDPFKLKAAMQKIMMDYVGIFRNGPELELAVNQLTELLDRSKNLGLKCKKRHANPELVEALRVKRMLKVAVTVACGALARTESRGAHSREDFPQRNDQDWLNRTLTSWPDANSLRPEMSYEALDVMRMELPPGYRGYGVDNAIAHPDTQKRQQQVEAILAELGDDADRYAKQAALMPFELPEEYQPRNQRFTDTLAKTDAESGEK; this is translated from the coding sequence ATGAAAATTATTTATACAGATACCTTGGTTGTCGGCGCTGGATTAGCAGGATTACGTGTCGCGATAGCGTCAAAAGAGCGTGGCCTTGATACCTTGGTATTATCGCTTATCCCTGCGAAACGATCTCATTCAGTAGCAGCCCAAGGCGGAATGCAAGCCAGTTTAGCCAATACCATAAAAGGTGCTGGTGATGATGAAGATATCCATTTTCAAGATACGGTAAAAGGTTCCGATTGGGGCTGCGATCAAGATGTTGCTCGAATGTTTGCTCACTGTGCACCCAAAGCGGTAAGAGAGTTAGCTCAATGGGGCGTTCCTTGGACACGAGTAACCAAAGGCGATCGACAAGTTATTGTTAATGCAGAAAAAGTAACTATCACTGAAGCTGAAGCTGCTCATGGACTCATCAATGCGCGTGATTTTGGTGGTACCAAAAAGTGGCGTACTTGCTATACAGCAGACGGTGCCGGTCATTCATTATTGTATGCAGTCGATAATAAAGCTATTTCGTTAGGTATTCCGGTACATGAACGTATGGAAGCATTATCACTTATTCATGATGGTGAGCGTTGCCATGGTGTCATTGCTCGCTGCCTAATCACGGGTGAATTGCGCGCTTACATCGCCAAATCTACCACTATTGCAACAGGCGGATACGGACGTATCTATTCTGTTTCAACCAATGCCGTTATTTGTGAGGGTATTGGTCAAGCGTTGGCATTAGATACCGGCGTCGCGACATTGGGTAATATGGAAGCGGTACAGTTTCACCCTACGGCTATTGTTCCGGTTGGTATTTTAACGACAGAAGGTTGCCGTGGTGATGGGGGTGTGCTGCGTGATAAAGACGGTTACCGCTTTATGCCCGACTATGAACCAGAGAAAAAAGAACTGGCTTCGCGAGATGTTGTATCACGTAGAATGACCGAACATATGCGTAAAGGAAAAGGCGTAAATAGCCCTTATGGGCCACATTTATGGCTAGATATTACCTTATTAGGTCAAAAGCATATTGATACCAATTTGCGTGAAGTTAAAGAGATTTGTGAGAACTTTTTAGGTATTGATCCTGTTAAAAATTGGATTCCTGTTCGACCGACACAACATTATTCTATGGGCGGTATTCGTACTAAAGCCAATGGCGAAAGCCCGCAATTATCAGGGCTGTTTAGTGTTGGAGAGGCTGCTTGTTGGGATATGCACGGCTTTAATCGACTCGGTGGCAACTCCCTAGCAGAGACGGTTGTTGGCGGAATGATTATCGGTAAGTATGTTGCTGACTTTGGTGAGCAAAATAATTTGGTCGTTGATACCGATTTAATCGCCCAGTTTGGTAAGCAGTTACAAACAGAAGTTGATCAGCTTATTGAGGGTGAAGGAACAGAAGATCCATTTAAACTTAAAGCTGCAATGCAAAAAATTATGATGGATTACGTTGGAATTTTCCGTAATGGTCCTGAACTTGAACTGGCTGTTAACCAATTAACTGAACTGCTTGATCGTTCGAAAAACCTCGGATTAAAGTGTAAAAAACGCCATGCAAATCCTGAATTAGTTGAAGCGTTACGCGTCAAACGGATGTTGAAAGTAGCTGTGACCGTTGCATGCGGGGCGCTTGCTCGTACCGAAAGTAGGGGCGCGCATTCTCGTGAAGATTTTCCACAGCGTAATGACCAAGACTGGTTGAACCGTACCTTAACAAGTTGGCCAGATGCTAATAGTTTACGACCTGAAATGAGCTATGAAGCCCTTGATGTGATGCGAATGGAATTACCGCCTGGTTATCGAGGCTATGGTGTTGATAATGCGATTGCTCATCCTGATACCCAAAAACGTCAGCAACAGGTTGAAGCTATTTTAGCTGAATTAGGTGACGATGCTGATAGGTATGCCAAGCAAGCTGCATTAATGCCTTTTGAGCTACCTGAAGAATATCAACCACGTAATCAACGATTCACTGATACTTTAGCTAAAACCGACGCTGAGTCTGGAGAAAAGTAA
- a CDS encoding fumarate reductase iron-sulfur subunit, with product MSQARTLTFSIFRYDPQEPGDKPKMVTYSLTEAPGMTVFIALNQLRETQDPSLQFDFVCRAGICGSCAMVINGFPTLACRTLTANYPDGHIKLMPLPGFELIGDLSVNTGKFMRELSERLALWLHPNSADNDIHSIETPMSPEEATKLYELERCVECGVCVSACATKQMRDTFVGAVGLMKIARFELDSRDTRTADDFYHVIGNQDGVFGCMTLLGCQDTCPKDLPHMKQIAYLRRKMAAV from the coding sequence ATGAGCCAAGCACGCACGTTAACTTTTTCAATTTTTCGTTATGACCCGCAAGAGCCTGGCGACAAACCTAAAATGGTGACTTACAGCTTAACAGAAGCACCCGGTATGACGGTGTTTATCGCGTTGAATCAACTACGTGAAACACAAGACCCATCGCTACAATTTGATTTTGTTTGTCGCGCGGGTATTTGCGGCAGTTGTGCGATGGTGATCAATGGTTTCCCGACATTAGCTTGTCGAACCTTAACCGCTAATTATCCAGATGGACACATTAAATTGATGCCATTACCTGGCTTTGAGTTGATTGGCGATCTGTCGGTAAATACCGGTAAATTTATGCGGGAATTATCTGAGCGTTTAGCGCTGTGGTTACATCCTAATAGTGCCGACAATGACATTCATAGCATTGAAACACCTATGTCACCAGAAGAAGCAACCAAGCTTTATGAGTTAGAACGATGCGTAGAGTGTGGTGTATGTGTTTCTGCTTGTGCAACTAAGCAAATGCGTGACACGTTTGTCGGTGCAGTTGGCTTGATGAAAATTGCCCGCTTTGAACTAGACAGTCGTGATACTCGCACCGCTGATGATTTTTACCATGTGATAGGTAATCAAGATGGTGTGTTTGGTTGTATGACGTTACTTGGTTGCCAAGATACTTGTCCGAAAGATTTACCGCATATGAAACAGATAGCGTATCTACGCCGGAAAATGGCTGCAGTATAG